The nucleotide window AAGCTAAAGCGAATAGTTGTCGTCCTGTTCCCGATGCGACATCAATGATTTTCGAGTTGTCGGGCACATGTTTTGAAAGTGATAAACTTGTTTCCTTCATTATAGGGTCCCAGAATTTTGCGTATAGGTAACCGGCATAAAAATCGTTTTTTGTAATTACTTCTGCCAATTAAAAATCCTCCTTATATAAATGAAATATTAAAATTTATTCTTTAACGACCTTAATAAAGCTTTTTATACTATATATAAAGTTAAAGTTCAGTATTTATATGTTTTTTGATAAAAATTACTTTTAATAAAAATATACAGCTTGATCTTCACGCGTTGCATCCGGACATTTGTTTCTCGCCATAATGTTGTTTTCTGATTTTCTCATTTTACAAAACATTTCAATTAGTGATAATCAGTAAATGGCTGAAATCTAATTTAATATGTGGTACATCTATTCAAAATCTTCATGCGAGCATAAATAATATTTAACAGCTTCTTTTTAAAAAATATCAAAATTAGACTGTAAAACGGGGATAAATTGCTGGTGAAATTTAAATTGGATTAATGAAGTGAGGATAATATGGAAAAGAAGTCATGGCTAAAAATTATTGTTATCAATTTGGTAATTGCGTTATCCTTGGTTACTATTACTGAGATAATAATAAGAGTTGTTGCCGCAAGATCTAATGTTTTTAACATTAACATTGGCGCGGCAATGGACTTCCATCCAACTCGGGGGACTCAATTAAAGGCTAATTACAAAGCGGAGGGTATATCTATCAATTCTTATGGAATTTTAGGTCCTGAAATAGAATTGAAGCCAAACCCATCGGGAATTAGAATATTAACGATTGGTGACTCGACTTCTTTTCATCCACAAAGCAGAAATTATTCGAGGGTTTTAGAAGATAAACTGAAAGAATTTTTCCCAGGTCATAACATCGAGGTGATTGTTGGTGCCGTTCCAGGCTATAATTCATATAAAGCGCTGGATTGGTATAAAGAGTTTCTTTATAAATTAAATCCGGATATCACGATAATTTATATCGGTTGGAATGATATTTTAAGTATACATCCATTCAATAAGACTGAATTATTTCGTCAAAATATTAAGACAAGATCATTTCTACAGAAACTTTATGTGGTGCGTTTACCTTATTATTTTATGAGGGAATATGAAAGAAAAAAAGTTGCTGATTTATCACCGTTATCTGCGGAAGAAAGGAATACAATAAATCATTTTTATCCTTATCATTATTCAAATAATTTAAAAATCATGATTGAAAAACTGAAGAATCAAGGCTCTGTTGTTTATTTAATCACTTTACCAGGATTAATTACATACAATCCAACAAATGATGAATTGAAAAGAATGTATTACGGCGTGGGGATGAATAATAAATTAGCCTTATATAAGGCTGTTTATAATAAATATCACAAAGTGCTGGAGGAAGTAGCAACAAGTACAAATACCCCAACCATTGATTTGAGGGAGATAATTAAAAGCCCGGAGCAACGTGAAATATTCACCGATACAATGCACTTCAATATAGCAGGATCTGAAGTGTTTGGTAATTATATAGCGAATTATTTAAAGGCTGATTTAAATAAAATGATTATCCGAAAAAGATGAATTACCACTAGATATTAATTGATTTTTCAATTCGAATAAAATTAAACATTTCCAACGAAAATTTTCATTATTGTTCATTAGTAAACTTGAAACTTTATTAGTAAGGAATCAAAATCGATCTTTATCCTTCGCATCTGGTCATTTGTTTCTCCCTGTAATATTCCCTTATTTTATAAATTCATTCAACCTTTCAATTTGCAATAGTCAAAAAATGGCGGAACTATAACCTGACATGTGGTATAAATATAAATCAGATAAACATCTCTGATCATATTTAAATTTAGTGGAATATCACTGGAGGGATAAATCATGAAAAAAATCCTTAAAATTACAGCTATTGTCTTTGTCGTTCTGCTCGTTTTAATCGTCGTTGTTTCTTTATTTGTGAAGTCGTATCTGACGGAAGATCGAATGCGTGCACTTGTTTTAGAGACAACGGAGAAATCTCTTAACAGGAAGGCTGCGCTCGGCGGCATTAATGTCAGCCTTTTCCGGGGAATCGTTGTCAAAGACTTTGAGATCATGGAAAAGAACTCTAAGTCTGCCTTCCTCAAGACTAAGGAATTTGTTCTTACCTATCAAATTCTCCCTCTGTTAACCAAAAAACTGGTCATTGATAAACTGAGCATCAAGGATGTTGAAATTTACGTGACGGCCAATCCTGATGGTACTTATAATTTCTCTGACATGGTAAAGAAGGATAAATCTCAGGATCAGAAAGACGAAAAGGAGAAGACTGGGGGTCTTCCTATAGACCTGAATGTAAAGGATATAGAGATCAAGAATGCTAAACTTGGCTACGTTGATACAATAGGGAAATTAAAAAAAGCCAATGTAATCATGAATGCGGACTTGAAAATTACCGGACTTTCAAAAAATATCCTGTCCTCGGAGGGATCTTTCGATACTACCGTAGCAGAAGCGTTGCTGAAGGATGGAGATAAAAACTTTAAGGATATTAAAACAACTGTCCGCTACAAAATTGACTTGGACATGACCTCAAAGCAAATCACCCTCCATTCCATGAGTCTGGATATAGCGAAAATTCCCGTCAATATCACGGGCACCGTCAACTATAATTCCTCGACAGCGTATTCTCTGGTCATGAATGTGCCTAACTGCAATCTCTCCGAGATCAAACAGGATGTCACTTCGGCATTTATTCCAAAAGGAATGGTTCTTGGGGGCAATATTTCCATGCTTCTTAATGTCGACAAGAAGCCCGAGAAAGAAAGTCCTGCAAATTTCAACGGCAATGTGAAGATGAACAGAGCCACTTGTGCTTATAAAAACGTGAATCTTGTTTTGGACGGAACTGTAAAACTGACTCCGGAAATGATGTCACTCGAAGGATTAAAACTTGTTGCGGGCCAGAATAGGGCTGATATTTCGGGATCAGTGAGAAATTATAAGGAATATCCCGATGTGAACGTGAATATTAAAAGTCCCCTTATTGCGCTTGACGAACTTTTTGTCACTACTACTTCCGCTAAAGCGCAGGAAACGGCCAAACCCGCTGACGTTAGAAAAGAACCGGAACCGATGAATTTGAAACTTAAAGTAAATGCATCACTGGATATCGGCAAAACAGTATACAAGGGCGTTTCCATAACCGATTTCAGGTCTCGATATGAGCTGAAAAATAATGTGTTTAATATAGTCTATCTGAAAGGCAATACACTAAGTGGCGCTTTTGCACTGAAGGCATCTATGAATCTTGCTCAGAAGGGAACAACGTATAACATGAATGCTGATTTAAACGAAGTAAAAATCGAGGAGATTGTCAATGCTTTTGCACCAAAAGCCAAGGGTAAGATCTTCGGAATATTGTCCGGCAAGGCCGCTGTCAGTGGTTCGGGTACAGTTCCTGCGAACCTCAAGCGCAACCTGAAAGGGAATGGCGAATTTGCAATAAAAGACGGCTCCCTGAAAAATACTGAGCTGAGCGCCGGTCTTCTGGCTATTCTGGGCTTGACAGATATGAAGGAAATTCCGATTGATAAGGCAAACAGCAAATTCACAATATCCAATGGAATCGTAAACCTCACAACCCTTATCAATAGTAAAGATATGTTGATTGATGAGACTGGAAGCGTTGGGATGGATGAAAAACTGGATCTTGGCATTCTCGTAAAGGTTTCAGACAGGCTTGCACCCAAACTTGTCAGTCAGTCGTCTATCGCCACCTTCCTCTCCAGCGAAAAAGGATGGACAGCCATACCGCTGAGAGTTGGAGGCACTATCTCCAAGCCGTCTTATGGTATAGATACTAGAGTTGTTGGCAGGAAAGTTAAGGAAAGCATACAGAAAAAGGTCGGGGATGAACTCCAAAATATTATTTTTAAAGACAAAAGTAAAACATCTCCCACGGAGCAGAAAAAAAGTTCAAGTCCCGCAGATCGCCTCAGGGAACTATTCGGTAAATGAAATACGCGTGAACTCGCTATGACAAATTGGTAGGCCACATGGAAAAACTTTCGATGATAACTGATTTTGTTCCGGCGGGAGACCAGCCGCAGGCGATTTCAGATTTAGTAAAAGGTTTGGAAAAGGGAAAAGAGCATCAGGTGCTTCTGGGTGTGACCGGTTCCGGTAAAACTTTCACCATTGCCAATGTTATAGAACGCGTACAGCGTCCAGCGCTCATCATCGCTCACAATAAAACTTTGGCGGCGCAGTTATATGAAGAATTCAAAGGCCTCTTTCCCGAAAATGCCGTGGAATATTTTGTCAGCTATTACGATTATTATCAGCCGGAAGCTTATTTGCCGGTTACGGATACTTACATCGAGAAAGATTCAGCCATTAATGAAGAGATTGATAAACTACGCCATGCTGCAACGCATTCTCTTTTGACTCGGCGTGATGTTATCATCGTTGCCAGTGTTTCCTGCATTTACGGTTTGGGCTCGCCTGACGCCTATCTGGGTATGATAGTACAACTGGAAGCGGGCAAGGAATTTTCGCGGGATGAGCTTTTGAGAAGACTTGTCGAAATTCAGTATGAAAGAAACGATATTGATTTTCATCGAGGCACATTCCGTGTCCGTGGCGATATTGTGGAAATATTTCCTCCTTATGAAGATGAACAGGCTTTGCGGATAGAATATTTCGGCGACACGATTGAATCAATGTCACTCATTGATCCCTTGCGAGGCAAAAAAATCAGCGCGGTCACTAAAACAGCCGTCTATCCCGGCAGTCACTATGTTTCTTCACGCGAAAATCTTCATAGGGCGATCGCCGATATTCGTGCGGAGCTGGCGCTTACACTTGTCGAGTATAGAGAACAAAACAAACTGCTGGAAGCACAGCGACTGGAGCAGCGCACCAACTTTGATCTGGAGATGATGGAGGAGATGGGGTATTGTCAGGGCATAGAAAACTATTCCCGACATCTAACCGGCCGCCGTCCCGGCCAGCCGCCGCCCACGCTTATGGAATATCTGCCACATGATGCTCTGATAATTATTGATGAAAGCCACGCTACTTTGCCGCAAATTTCCGGTATGTACAAGGGTGATCGCTCGCGTAAAGAAACACTAATTAAATACGGATTTCGTCTGCCTTCCGCGTTGGATAACCGGCCGTTGCGCTTTGACGAATACGAAGCATTGGCTAATCAGAGAATATATATTTCCGCGACACCGGCGCTGTATGAAACGCAAAAAGCAGAAGGTGTCCGCGTGGAACAAATCATCCGTCCGACAGGATTAATGGATCCCGAGATTGAAGTAAAACCGGCCAAACATCAGGTTGACGATTTGCTCGCGGAAATCAAAGAAAGAATTGAAAAGAACGAACGGGTGCTGGTAACTACGCTAACCAAGCGAATGGCGGAAAATCTGACCGATTACTATGCCGGTCTGGATATTAGAGTGCGTTATCTTCATTCCGATATTAAGACTCTGGAGCGCGTGGAAATTATCCGCGATTTGCGTCTTGGAGAATTCGATGTTCTTGTCGGCGTGAATCTTTTGCGCGAAGGGTTGGACATTCCCGAGGTTTCTCTGGTAGCGATTCTGGACGCGGACAAGGAAGGATTTCTGCGTTCGGAACGTTCTCTTATCCAGACCAGCGGGCGCGCCGCGCGAAATATTGCCGGAAAGGTTATCATGTACGCCGATAAAATCACAAAA belongs to Deltaproteobacteria bacterium HGW-Deltaproteobacteria-2 and includes:
- a CDS encoding excinuclease ABC subunit B (The UvrABC repair system catalyzes the recognition and processing of DNA lesions. The beta-hairpin of the Uvr-B subunit is inserted between the strands, where it probes for the presence of a lesion), whose translation is MEKLSMITDFVPAGDQPQAISDLVKGLEKGKEHQVLLGVTGSGKTFTIANVIERVQRPALIIAHNKTLAAQLYEEFKGLFPENAVEYFVSYYDYYQPEAYLPVTDTYIEKDSAINEEIDKLRHAATHSLLTRRDVIIVASVSCIYGLGSPDAYLGMIVQLEAGKEFSRDELLRRLVEIQYERNDIDFHRGTFRVRGDIVEIFPPYEDEQALRIEYFGDTIESMSLIDPLRGKKISAVTKTAVYPGSHYVSSRENLHRAIADIRAELALTLVEYREQNKLLEAQRLEQRTNFDLEMMEEMGYCQGIENYSRHLTGRRPGQPPPTLMEYLPHDALIIIDESHATLPQISGMYKGDRSRKETLIKYGFRLPSALDNRPLRFDEYEALANQRIYISATPALYETQKAEGVRVEQIIRPTGLMDPEIEVKPAKHQVDDLLAEIKERIEKNERVLVTTLTKRMAENLTDYYAGLDIRVRYLHSDIKTLERVEIIRDLRLGEFDVLVGVNLLREGLDIPEVSLVAILDADKEGFLRSERSLIQTSGRAARNIAGKVIMYADKITKSIQACLDETKRRRIIQQKYNEENNITPETIKKSISNVLGSIYEADYVTVPTGVKEEIATLKDEDLRALIAKLTKEMKQAAKNMEFEHAAELRDELKELNKIMLEMG